In one Novosphingobium humi genomic region, the following are encoded:
- a CDS encoding polysaccharide deacetylase family protein, whose translation MDYDYIPLPARQPLKWPNGARVALILTFNLETWDLTKDSDKPYYAGGPAILPDSLPANTPDFPNFTWREYGQRVGIWRLYDLFDELGVKASCTTNAVTFERRKAMTDACLERGWELLTHNWEQGELLTSFAHQPEKERDIILRSLDQFEKYTGRKSKGWLSSSLRGTMQTADILAEYGCKFYCDIMNDDQPYLLKTPNGPIVSVPYSNEINDFTFITRKNFTTDQFRDALIEELDVLYAEGAKTGRIMNVGLHPHVSGRAHRVRALREFIEHAKSLPGVWWATREEIAEWYLENHESHIPGQLDGGAK comes from the coding sequence ATGGACTATGATTACATTCCCCTTCCCGCCCGCCAGCCCCTGAAGTGGCCCAATGGCGCGCGGGTGGCGCTGATCCTGACCTTCAACCTTGAGACGTGGGATCTGACCAAGGACAGCGACAAGCCCTATTACGCGGGCGGCCCGGCGATCCTGCCGGATTCGCTGCCTGCCAATACGCCCGACTTTCCCAATTTCACCTGGCGCGAATATGGCCAGCGGGTGGGCATCTGGCGCCTCTATGATCTGTTCGACGAACTGGGCGTCAAGGCGAGCTGCACCACCAATGCCGTGACGTTTGAGCGGCGCAAGGCGATGACCGATGCTTGCCTTGAGCGCGGTTGGGAATTACTGACGCATAATTGGGAACAGGGCGAACTGCTCACCTCCTTCGCGCATCAGCCGGAGAAGGAGCGTGACATCATCCTGCGCAGCCTCGACCAGTTCGAGAAATACACCGGCCGCAAGTCGAAGGGCTGGCTGTCGTCCTCGCTGCGCGGCACGATGCAGACGGCCGATATTCTGGCTGAATATGGCTGCAAATTCTACTGCGACATCATGAATGACGATCAGCCCTATCTGCTGAAAACGCCCAACGGGCCGATCGTCTCAGTGCCCTATTCGAACGAAATCAACGATTTCACCTTCATTACCCGCAAGAATTTCACCACCGACCAGTTCCGCGACGCGCTGATCGAGGAACTCGACGTGCTTTATGCTGAGGGCGCCAAGACCGGGCGGATCATGAATGTCGGCCTGCACCCGCATGTGTCGGGCCGCGCCCATCGCGTGCGCGCGCTGCGCGAATTTATCGAACATGCCAAGAGCCTGCCCGGCGTGTGGTGGGCCACGCGCGAGGAAATCGCGGAGTGGTATCTGGAAAACCACGAAAGCCATATTCCCGGCCAGCTTGACGGCGGTGCAAAGTGA
- a CDS encoding flavin monoamine oxidase family protein produces the protein MGVDRRGFTFGLGMAGLMAASPAMARAAAKAVKPAPRGTDVIVLGAGISGLNTAWLLEQQGLKVTVLEGRQRVGGRIMTLMDQPGYPEMGFNSMAEGYGRGIDAAARAGVTLEEVGARYRIGGAPGLYINGKLLSREEWAKHPGNPFPDAMKSMMPAEVVNTLIAKHTRLKDWSQWADVANAPLDISLYEWLKAQGLSDQAIHLANDVSPYYGTNAYDVSALMLEYNDGFVKAQIAAGIKSLAVKGGNLNLPMAMAKMLKGDLLLGKEVVAIETTPTNATVTCADGTVHTAGRVISSLPFSTLRHVHVMPGLSGVQARAVATMPYQPLSIAFLTATAPFWEEDKQAPGMWTDGVTGVVTPQRFGATPEEITGFTVQARGAMAHYWDAMGKEAAMATIIAGIEAIRPSTKGKLRGAAYFSWIGERFNQGDWAYFSPGQVAGVMGEIGKPAGRLHFCGEHTATGARGLEGALESSERVALEVLSA, from the coding sequence ATGGGCGTTGACCGGCGCGGATTTACCTTTGGCCTTGGCATGGCGGGCCTGATGGCGGCTTCGCCCGCGATGGCGCGCGCGGCGGCAAAAGCGGTGAAACCCGCGCCGCGCGGCACCGATGTGATCGTGCTGGGCGCCGGGATTTCGGGGCTGAACACGGCATGGCTGCTCGAACAGCAGGGGCTGAAGGTCACCGTGCTGGAAGGGCGCCAGCGGGTTGGCGGCCGCATCATGACGCTGATGGATCAGCCCGGCTATCCGGAAATGGGCTTCAATTCCATGGCCGAAGGCTATGGGCGCGGCATTGACGCGGCGGCGCGCGCGGGCGTGACGCTGGAGGAAGTGGGCGCGCGCTATCGCATCGGCGGGGCGCCGGGCCTCTATATCAACGGCAAGCTGCTGAGCCGCGAGGAATGGGCAAAGCATCCGGGCAATCCATTCCCCGATGCGATGAAGTCGATGATGCCCGCCGAGGTGGTCAACACGCTGATCGCCAAACATACGCGGCTCAAAGACTGGAGCCAGTGGGCCGATGTGGCCAATGCCCCGCTCGACATCTCGCTTTACGAATGGCTCAAGGCGCAGGGCCTGTCGGATCAGGCGATCCATCTGGCCAATGACGTTTCGCCCTATTACGGCACCAATGCCTATGACGTTTCGGCGCTGATGCTGGAATATAACGACGGCTTTGTGAAGGCGCAGATTGCGGCGGGGATCAAGTCGCTGGCGGTCAAGGGCGGCAATCTCAACCTGCCCATGGCCATGGCCAAGATGCTTAAGGGCGATCTGTTGCTGGGCAAGGAAGTGGTGGCGATCGAGACCACGCCGACCAATGCCACGGTTACTTGCGCTGATGGTACGGTTCACACGGCGGGCCGGGTGATCTCCTCGCTGCCCTTCTCAACCCTGCGCCATGTGCATGTGATGCCGGGCCTGTCGGGGGTTCAGGCGCGGGCCGTGGCCACCATGCCCTATCAGCCTTTGTCGATTGCATTCCTGACCGCCACCGCGCCGTTCTGGGAAGAGGACAAACAGGCGCCCGGCATGTGGACCGATGGCGTGACCGGCGTGGTCACGCCCCAGCGTTTCGGCGCAACGCCTGAGGAAATCACCGGCTTTACCGTTCAGGCGCGCGGCGCGATGGCCCATTACTGGGACGCGATGGGCAAGGAGGCCGCGATGGCCACGATCATCGCCGGGATCGAGGCGATCCGCCCCTCGACCAAGGGTAAATTGCGCGGCGCGGCCTATTTCAGCTGGATCGGCGAACGGTTCAACCAGGGCGACTGGGCCTATTTCAGCCCCGGACAGGTCGCGGGCGTGATGGGTGAGATCGGCAAGCCGGCGGGCCGCCTGCATTTCTGCGGCGAGCATACCGCAACCGGCGCGCGCGGATTGGAAGGCGCGCTGGAATCCTCCGAACGCGTCGCGCTGGAGGTCTTGTCGGCCTGA
- a CDS encoding FAD-dependent monooxygenase, with translation MSKPQTILIVGGGVAGMTASAALAQQGFKVTLLESAPQFGEIGAGLTLTPNAMKGLDFIGICEEAAAVAVEPTRQRIQHWQDGRTLVAFDRSTQREKYGAPYITVHRADLHGVMTRAAERAGVEMIAGAQVVSSEGTTVTLADGRQYSADVLVGADGVKSVIRQRFGDDAPHFTGHVAWRCLVPVTPEIQDLSDFPGIIIGPGAMMNRYNVRGAKVMNFVFFARQEGWNQEGWTTPADPDELQAIYGHWCEDAQRLLKAAIAQPLFKWAINARKPMPTWVLDGNVTLIGDAAHAMTPFLGHGAACGIEDAVVLARALAASDSAAEGLARYEKARHERATFIQQESNANADRMQGQNTDFFGLEGMKDEESLGLFLYDPRTVEV, from the coding sequence GTGAGCAAGCCGCAGACTATCCTGATCGTCGGCGGGGGCGTGGCGGGCATGACCGCCTCGGCTGCGCTGGCCCAGCAGGGTTTCAAGGTGACGCTGCTCGAATCCGCGCCCCAGTTCGGCGAAATCGGCGCAGGCCTGACCCTGACGCCCAACGCGATGAAGGGGCTGGATTTCATCGGCATCTGCGAGGAAGCGGCCGCGGTTGCTGTCGAACCCACCCGCCAGCGCATCCAGCATTGGCAGGATGGGCGCACGCTGGTGGCGTTTGACCGCTCGACCCAGCGCGAGAAATATGGCGCGCCTTATATCACCGTTCACCGCGCCGATCTGCATGGCGTGATGACACGCGCGGCAGAGCGCGCCGGGGTGGAAATGATCGCCGGGGCGCAGGTGGTTTCGAGCGAGGGGACCACGGTGACGCTGGCCGACGGGCGGCAATACAGCGCCGATGTGCTGGTCGGTGCCGATGGCGTGAAGAGCGTGATCCGCCAGCGCTTTGGCGATGATGCCCCGCATTTTACCGGCCATGTCGCATGGCGCTGCCTTGTGCCGGTGACGCCGGAAATTCAGGATCTTTCCGATTTTCCCGGCATCATCATCGGCCCCGGCGCGATGATGAACCGCTATAATGTGCGCGGTGCAAAAGTGATGAACTTCGTCTTCTTCGCCCGGCAGGAAGGCTGGAATCAGGAAGGCTGGACCACGCCTGCCGATCCGGATGAATTGCAGGCGATCTATGGCCATTGGTGCGAGGATGCGCAGCGGTTGCTGAAGGCCGCAATTGCCCAGCCGCTGTTCAAATGGGCGATCAACGCGCGCAAGCCGATGCCGACCTGGGTGCTGGACGGCAATGTCACGCTGATCGGCGATGCGGCCCATGCGATGACGCCTTTCCTGGGCCATGGCGCGGCCTGCGGGATCGAGGATGCGGTGGTGCTGGCCCGCGCGCTGGCCGCTTCGGATTCCGCTGCCGAGGGCCTTGCCCGCTATGAGAAGGCGCGTCACGAACGGGCTACGTTCATCCAGCAGGAATCGAACGCCAATGCGGATCGCATGCAGGGCCAGAACACCGATTTCTTCGGCCTTGAAGGCATGAAGGACGAGGAATCGCTCGGCCTGTTCCTCTATGACCCGCGGACGGTGGAAGTATGA